CGGGTGCCTGGTCACCGCCGAGCGCTGGTTGCACCTCGCTCGCGCCTTTGCAGTCGCACCCTGACACGTCTCCTCGTCCTGCTGAGGCTGTCACACGCTCCAGAAGGCGACGACGTCGTCGGGCGTCTCCCGGCGGCGGAGCGTCTTGAAGGCGGTTCCTGCGTCGTCGTAGCCCAGCACGAGCGGCAAGCCCCGGCTGCAGTGGCGCGACCACATGCCGAGCGTGTAGGCTCCCGCATCGTGGACCAGCACCCAGTCGCCCGGTTCGATCCGAGGCAGCATCCGTCCGCGCGCGATGATGTCGCCCGAGAAGCAGAGCGGGCCGGCAATCGTTTGCGGCACGAGGTCGCCGGTTTTGACCTCGCCCCCTGGGGTCAGCACCGAGAGCCGGTGGGGCCAGTCGTCGGGGTGGTAGGCTGTGCGCATGAGAAAATCCGCCCCCAGGTGGATCACGGCCATGCGCGGGTCGCGGTCCTCCTTGACGTACTCGACGCGGCTCGCGGCCCAGCCGCAGCCGGCCTGCACGGAGCGCCCAAACTCGGTGACGAGGCGGAGGTCACCGTCGAACAACTCGGGGCAGTCCTCTCTCAGCATCGCGACGTAGTGCTCCGGCGATGGCGGCGTGGCCTCTTCCCGGTACGCCCAGGGCAGGCCGCCGCCCATGTTGAGCGTCGTGATCTGGGTGCGGCCGAGCGCCGTGTGGATGCGCGCCCTCAGGTCGAGGATCACGCGCGCGGCCTCGACCAGCATCGCCACCTCGCAGCCCTGGCTCCCGACGTGGAGGTGGAGCCCGCTCAGCCACGAGTAGCGCCGAAACGCCTCGACGATGGGTGCGTCGTTGTCTAGGAACACGCCGAACTTCGAGGTCCGGTTAGCGACGCTTGTGATGGCGATCGTTCCGCTACCGACGAGAGGGTTGACGCGCAGGCAGACCGTGCTCGCCGTCTCCACCGAGCCGAGCAGGTCGTCGATGCGGGCCAGCTCTTCGAACGTGTCGGCGTTGATCTGGAGGCCGAGACGGAGGGCCTCGGCGAGGTCCTCGGTGCGCTTGGCGGGCGAGTTGTAGACGATACGCTCCGGCAGGCAGCCGGCTGCGAGCGCGCAGTGCACCTCTTCCCTCGACGCCGCCTCGAGGCCGGCACCGAGATCCGCGATCTCGCGGAGCACCTCGATCAGCGGGTTGGCCTTGATCGCGACTGCGTGCAGGGTGCCGGCGGGAAAAAGGTGCTGCAGGCGTTGGACTTTGGCCCGCAGCGCACCGAGGTCGTGAAAAACGGCGGCCGGCTCCGCACCGAGCGCGTCCTGTCTGAGCGCTTGGCGCAGGACGCGCGCGAGGTCAGAGGCCGCGTCTCGGGTTGTCCAAACGGAGGGAGGCGTCGAAGTACCCGTCATGCAGTCGCTGGAGTATGGGAGGTGGTTTTGTGCCGGCCGGAGCGTTCTGCCCGGCGGCACCGGAGAGGCTACACCGATGGGCGGGAGAGGGATCCCCGCATCAGCAGCGGACGGCGGAGTCGACAGTCCGAATCTTCGTGCCGGCCTGTTCGTTTGCACTGCAGGAGGTGTTTTGCAGAGACGAACTCAGGCCCGCCTCCTTCTTCCAGCAAGGTGTCCGTACCCCATTTTCCTTCCCAATCTCGGCATGCGGCCTCTCCTTTTTCTGCTATTCCTCGCTGCACTCCCGGCGACGGCTCAGCACGATCACCAGCGCCACTATGCGGCCTACGCCGATGACGCAGACCGGGCCATCAAAGCGCTCTCCAGCCAGGAAACGACAGGGCTGCTCGAAGGGCGCGGCCTCGGGCTAGCGATGGCGGCGGAACTCAACCGCTATCCCGGCCCGCTCCACGTCCTCGAGCTCGCCGACAGCCTCGGCCTCTCTCCAGAGCAGCACGCTGAGGCGCAGCGCCTCTTCGACGGCGTCCAGGCCGAGGCGCGGCCTCTGGGCGCTCAGATCGTTGAGATGGAGCGCCACCTTGACGCTCTTTTCGCGGGCGGCGCGGCGACCCCGGAAGACGTGGCGCGTATCACCAGCCACCTCGGCGAAGCGCGAGGACGGCTGCGGGCCGTCCACCTGAGCGCCCACATCGCGATGCGGAACGCGCTCACGCCGAACCAGACTGCCGCCTATGACCGCCTGCGCGGCTACACGAACTGACCAGACTATGCGACCCGTCCTTCCCCTCCTGCTTGGTGCCCTCGTCTTCCTCTCCGGGTGCCGGTCCGAAGCCCAGACTCCGTCCGTGACGGTCTACAAAACACCGACCTGCGGCTGCTGCGGCCTCTGGGCCGACCACATGGTCGAGTCCGGGTTCGAGGTCGAGACCATCGAGGTCTCCAGCACGGCCGACACCCGCGCCCGCCTCGGCGTGCCGGACGAACTCGCGTCCTGCCACACGGCTATCGTCGGCGACTACGTGGTCGAGGGCCATGTGCCGGCCGGCGACGTGCGGCGGCTCCTCGCCGAGCGGCCGCCGGAGGCCATCGGCATCGCCGTGCCGGGCATGCCGATCGGCTCGCCGGGGATGGAGGTCGAGGGCCGACCGGCGCAGCGCTACCAGGTGATGATGTTCACCCGCGACGGGCGCGCGGCCGTCTTCGCCGAGCACTAGGCCGTGCCCGGCGACGCCCTCGCGGCCTACCGCCTCCGCGACGGGCGCGGCCTGGAGCCGTGCCCTCAAACGCTGGCCATCGCCGCGTGGCTAGCAGAGAATCGGGGCGCGCCCATCGTCACCCCCGACCCGAGCACAGCACCTGTCCTGGTGTTCGACTTCAGCACGAGCAGCACCGAGTGGGCGGCCGACGCGCTTTCGGGGCCGATGCTGGCGTCGGAGGAGATCGAGCGGCGGATGCGCGAGGCGGCGGCCGAGGTCGGGGTCGGCCGCTACGACGAAGTACGGGGGGTCTACACCGCCGCGCAGTTCCAGACGGCAGGCGAGGCGCGCACGGTCCACCTGGGCCTCGACCTGTTCCAGCCTGCGGGGGTGCCCGTCTTCGCTCCGCTCGGCGGGACTGTCCACAGCTTCGCCGACAACGCGCTTCCGCTCGACTACGGCCCAACTGTGATCCTCGAACACCGGCCCGACGGATGCCCGCCGTTCTGGACGCTCTACGGTCACCTCAGCCGGGCCTCGCTCCGAGGTCTCGCCGAAGGCGATTCGGTGGAAGCCGGGCAGCGCATCGGAGCGCTGGGCACGCCGGAGGAAAACGGCGGCTGGGCTCCCCATCTCCACGTCCAGCTCATCACCGACCTACTCGGACGGCGCGGCGACTTCCCCGGCGTCGGAACGGCCGAGGAGCGCAGCGTCTGGACCTCGCTCTGCCCGGATCCGAACCTGCTGCTTCGCATCCCGGCTTCGGCGTTCCACGGCGCGCGAAGTAGCTAGGCAGTGCTTCGGAGCCGGAGGCTGTTGGTGACGACCGACACCGACGAGAGCGCCATCGCCGCCGACGCGATGACCGGCGAGAGGAGCAGGCCGAAGGCCGGGTACAGCACGCCGGCCGCGACGGGGATGCCGAGGACGTTGTAAACGAAGGCGAAGAAGAGGTTTTGCTTGATCGTCCGCAGCGTCCGCTTCGAGAGGCGGAACGCCTCGGCGACGGCGCGGGGATCGCTGTGCATCAGCGTCACGTCGCTGGCCTCGACGGCGACGTCGGTGCCGGCGGCGAGGGCGACGCCCACGTCGGCCGCCGCGAGCGCCGGCGCGT
This region of Bacteroidota bacterium genomic DNA includes:
- a CDS encoding periplasmic heavy metal sensor; translated protein: MRPLLFLLFLAALPATAQHDHQRHYAAYADDADRAIKALSSQETTGLLEGRGLGLAMAAELNRYPGPLHVLELADSLGLSPEQHAEAQRLFDGVQAEARPLGAQIVEMERHLDALFAGGAATPEDVARITSHLGEARGRLRAVHLSAHIAMRNALTPNQTAAYDRLRGYTN
- a CDS encoding peptidoglycan DD-metalloendopeptidase family protein, whose translation is MPGDALAAYRLRDGRGLEPCPQTLAIAAWLAENRGAPIVTPDPSTAPVLVFDFSTSSTEWAADALSGPMLASEEIERRMREAAAEVGVGRYDEVRGVYTAAQFQTAGEARTVHLGLDLFQPAGVPVFAPLGGTVHSFADNALPLDYGPTVILEHRPDGCPPFWTLYGHLSRASLRGLAEGDSVEAGQRIGALGTPEENGGWAPHLHVQLITDLLGRRGDFPGVGTAEERSVWTSLCPDPNLLLRIPASAFHGARSS
- a CDS encoding DUF411 domain-containing protein, translated to MRPVLPLLLGALVFLSGCRSEAQTPSVTVYKTPTCGCCGLWADHMVESGFEVETIEVSSTADTRARLGVPDELASCHTAIVGDYVVEGHVPAGDVRRLLAERPPEAIGIAVPGMPIGSPGMEVEGRPAQRYQVMMFTRDGRAAVFAEH
- a CDS encoding diaminopimelate decarboxylase, which translates into the protein MTGTSTPPSVWTTRDAASDLARVLRQALRQDALGAEPAAVFHDLGALRAKVQRLQHLFPAGTLHAVAIKANPLIEVLREIADLGAGLEAASREEVHCALAAGCLPERIVYNSPAKRTEDLAEALRLGLQINADTFEELARIDDLLGSVETASTVCLRVNPLVGSGTIAITSVANRTSKFGVFLDNDAPIVEAFRRYSWLSGLHLHVGSQGCEVAMLVEAARVILDLRARIHTALGRTQITTLNMGGGLPWAYREEATPPSPEHYVAMLREDCPELFDGDLRLVTEFGRSVQAGCGWAASRVEYVKEDRDPRMAVIHLGADFLMRTAYHPDDWPHRLSVLTPGGEVKTGDLVPQTIAGPLCFSGDIIARGRMLPRIEPGDWVLVHDAGAYTLGMWSRHCSRGLPLVLGYDDAGTAFKTLRRRETPDDVVAFWSV